The following coding sequences lie in one Saccharopolyspora hordei genomic window:
- a CDS encoding dTMP kinase: MDRLIVIEGVDGAGKRTFADGITAELTTRGRSVARAAFPRYTEDVHGELIGEALRGRHGDLGDSVYGMAVLNALDRRAAAAGLRDDLRTHDVVLLDRYVASNAAYGAARLHQDSSGDFVAWVRELEVERFALPQPDLQILLQVPTEVAAQRAAHRERTEADRQRDTFESDAQLQQRCGEVYAQLAAAHWWSPWLVVDGSGQVDFAAIVDEHVLS; the protein is encoded by the coding sequence GTGGATCGACTCATCGTCATCGAGGGCGTGGACGGCGCGGGCAAGCGCACGTTCGCCGACGGCATCACCGCGGAACTCACCACTCGCGGCCGCTCCGTGGCGCGCGCCGCGTTCCCGCGCTACACGGAAGACGTCCACGGCGAGCTCATCGGCGAAGCGCTCCGCGGTCGCCACGGCGACCTCGGTGACTCCGTCTACGGCATGGCCGTGCTCAACGCGCTCGACCGCCGGGCCGCGGCCGCCGGCCTCCGCGACGACCTCCGCACTCACGACGTCGTCCTGCTCGACCGCTACGTCGCCTCGAACGCCGCCTACGGCGCCGCCCGGCTCCACCAGGACAGCAGCGGCGACTTCGTCGCCTGGGTCCGGGAACTGGAGGTGGAGCGCTTCGCGCTGCCCCAGCCGGACCTGCAGATCCTGCTGCAGGTCCCGACCGAGGTCGCCGCCCAGCGGGCCGCGCACCGGGAACGGACCGAAGCGGACCGCCAGCGCGACACCTTCGAGTCCGATGCACAGCTGCAGCAGCGCTGCGGCGAGGTGTACGCACAGCTCGCAGCCGCTCACTGGTGGTCGCCGTGGCTCGTGGTCGACGGCTCGGGCCAGGTCGACTTCGCCGCGATCGTCGACGAGCACGTCCTCAGCTGA
- the mtrB gene encoding MtrAB system histidine kinase MtrB: MNVWTRRSRQVRRLVSRVREEVRHRWRSFETLWRRSMQLRVVVSTLALSLAVVIALGMVLQWQITSQLLDSKEEAALSQTETSMKILERELTAVDPNSEDVAEQLKAALNRLTTSSSGQSTETVAGVFTPVLVDGLAPVDRQLQPYAGPVEDVPKDLRLFAERGQLAHKIHTVPREGGPVTMLFVGTPVGSATRSLQLYLMFPLTAEQQTLRVVQQTLLVSGAMLLVLLGLITNLVTRQIVRPVRQAAQIAEQLAEGDLDKRMRVIGEDDVARLAESFNEMADSLKQQITQLEEFGQLQRRFTSDVSHELRTPLTTVRMAADVLHASREQFPPGLSRSTELLVDELDRFELLLGDLLEISRLDAGVADLSEEQVNLVELVERAAEGLRPIADDSGVELRVIAPAGEAEDLSIVADARRVERIARNLVANAIDHAEGGPVEIRFGSNEQAVAVTVRDYGVGLRPGEAELVFTRFWRADPSRNRRTGGTGLGLSISQEDARLHGGTLDAWGEPGEGSCFRVTLPRRPGAEFGSSPLPLPSTRRIAAPEALLAASVERPQDGESGDGEIHDRGPARLSEDTWEDE, translated from the coding sequence GTGAACGTGTGGACGCGTCGGAGCCGCCAGGTGCGGCGGCTGGTCAGTCGTGTCCGGGAAGAGGTCCGTCACCGCTGGCGCAGCTTCGAGACCCTGTGGCGCCGCTCCATGCAGCTGCGCGTGGTGGTCAGCACCCTCGCGCTCTCCCTGGCCGTGGTGATCGCGCTGGGCATGGTGCTGCAGTGGCAGATCACCTCCCAGCTGCTGGACTCCAAGGAAGAGGCCGCGCTCTCGCAGACCGAGACCAGCATGAAGATCCTGGAGCGCGAGCTCACCGCGGTGGACCCCAACTCCGAGGACGTCGCCGAGCAGCTCAAGGCCGCGCTGAACCGGCTGACCACCTCCTCCTCGGGGCAGTCCACGGAGACGGTGGCCGGCGTGTTCACCCCGGTGCTGGTCGACGGTCTCGCTCCGGTGGACCGGCAGCTGCAGCCCTACGCCGGTCCGGTCGAGGACGTGCCGAAGGACCTGCGCCTGTTCGCCGAGCGCGGGCAGCTCGCGCACAAGATCCACACCGTGCCGCGGGAGGGCGGCCCGGTCACGATGCTGTTCGTGGGCACGCCGGTGGGCAGCGCCACCCGCTCGCTGCAGCTGTACCTGATGTTCCCGCTCACCGCCGAGCAGCAGACCCTGCGCGTCGTGCAGCAGACCTTGCTGGTCAGCGGGGCGATGCTGCTGGTGCTGCTCGGGTTGATCACGAACCTGGTGACCCGCCAGATCGTGCGCCCGGTGCGGCAGGCCGCGCAGATCGCCGAGCAGCTCGCCGAAGGCGACCTCGACAAGCGCATGCGGGTCATCGGCGAGGACGACGTCGCCCGGCTCGCCGAGTCGTTCAACGAGATGGCCGACAGCCTCAAGCAGCAGATCACGCAGCTGGAGGAGTTCGGCCAGCTGCAGCGCCGGTTCACCTCCGACGTCTCGCACGAGCTGCGCACCCCGTTGACCACGGTGCGGATGGCCGCCGACGTGCTGCACGCCTCCCGCGAGCAGTTCCCGCCCGGCCTGTCCCGGTCCACCGAGCTGCTGGTCGACGAGCTGGACAGGTTCGAGCTGCTGCTCGGCGACCTGCTGGAGATCTCCCGGCTGGACGCCGGGGTCGCGGACCTGTCCGAGGAGCAGGTCAACCTCGTCGAGCTGGTGGAACGCGCCGCGGAGGGGCTGCGCCCCATCGCCGACGACAGCGGCGTGGAGCTGCGGGTGATCGCACCCGCTGGGGAAGCCGAGGACCTGTCCATCGTCGCCGACGCCCGCCGGGTCGAGCGGATCGCGCGGAACCTGGTGGCCAACGCGATCGACCACGCCGAGGGCGGGCCGGTCGAGATCCGCTTCGGCAGCAACGAGCAGGCCGTCGCGGTGACCGTCCGGGACTACGGCGTCGGCCTGCGCCCTGGCGAGGCCGAGCTGGTGTTCACCCGGTTCTGGCGGGCGGACCCGTCCCGCAACCGCCGCACCGGCGGCACCGGGCTGGGCCTGTCGATCAGCCAGGAGGACGCGCGGCTGCACGGCGGCACCCTGGACGCCTGGGGCGAGCCGGGCGAGGGGTCGTGCTTCCGCGTCACGCTGCCCCGCCGGCCCGGCGCCGAGTTCGGCAGCAGCCCGCTGCCGCTGCCCAGCACACGCCGCATCGCCGCCCCGGAAGCGCTGCTGGCGGCCTCGGTGGAGCGGCCGCAGGACGGTGAGTCCGGTGACGGCGAGATCCACGACCGCGGTCCCGCTCGGTTGTCCGAGGACACCTGGGAGGACGAATGA
- the mtrA gene encoding MtrAB system response regulator MtrA, which translates to MKARVLVVDDDPALAEMLTIVLRGEGFDTAVVSDGTKALPALRELKPDLVLLDLMLPGMNGIDVCKAIRTESVVPIVMLTAKSDTVDVVLGLESGADDYVVKPFKPKELVARLRARLRRTDAEPAEVLTIGDVTIDVPGHEVTRDGQPIALTPLEFDLLVALARKPRQVFTREVLLEQVWGYRHAADTRLVNVHVQRLRSKVERDPERPEVVLTVRGVGYKAGPP; encoded by the coding sequence ATGAAGGCACGCGTGCTCGTGGTGGACGACGATCCGGCCCTGGCCGAAATGCTGACCATCGTGCTCCGGGGAGAGGGGTTCGACACCGCCGTCGTCAGTGATGGCACGAAGGCGCTGCCTGCACTCCGCGAACTGAAACCGGACCTGGTCCTGCTGGACCTGATGCTGCCCGGGATGAACGGCATCGACGTCTGCAAGGCCATCCGCACCGAGTCCGTCGTGCCGATCGTGATGCTGACCGCCAAGAGCGACACCGTGGACGTCGTGCTCGGTCTCGAGTCGGGCGCCGACGACTACGTGGTCAAGCCGTTCAAGCCGAAGGAGCTCGTGGCCCGGCTGCGCGCCCGGCTGCGCCGCACCGACGCCGAGCCGGCGGAGGTGCTCACCATCGGCGACGTCACCATCGACGTGCCCGGCCACGAGGTGACCCGGGACGGCCAGCCGATCGCGCTGACCCCGCTGGAGTTCGACCTGCTGGTCGCGCTGGCCCGCAAGCCGCGCCAGGTGTTCACCCGCGAGGTCCTGCTGGAGCAGGTCTGGGGCTACCGCCACGCCGCCGACACGCGCCTGGTGAACGTGCACGTCCAGCGCCTGCGCTCCAAGGTCGAGCGCGACCCGGAGCGCCCCGAGGTCGTGCTGACGGTCCGCGGTGTCGGCTACAAGGCCGGCCCCCCGTGA